The Pedobacter mucosus genome window below encodes:
- a CDS encoding xylulokinase: protein MYLLGIDIGTSSIKVSVVDIKTRKRIASAHYPENEAEIISLDKGWAEQSPEEWWNNLQKAVSKLHDLQLFDSKEIKSIGIAYQMHGLVIVDQNKQVLRNSIIWCDSRAVELGEEAFDNIGKDKCLNHLLNSPGNFTASKLAWVKNNEPEIFSKIHKAMLPGDFIAMKLTGQITSSIPALSEGVFWDFENNEISSDVMDYYGLDKNLLPEIKPVFSEHGYLSSESALILSLSPNIPVAYKSGDQPNNALSLNVLKPGEVAATAGTSGVIYGVSDALTYDKQSRVNTFAHVNYDEKNKYTGVLLCINGVGSMYRWAKHNFAPHLSYNELNLLAAKAAIGSAGLMVLPFGNGAERMLNNKYTGAQLLGIDLNVHGKEEIFRAVQEGIAFSFRYGLDILRENGMQPKVIRAGLANLFLSEVFAQTFVDVTGIPVELYENDGSVGAALGGGIGAGIYKNAEEAFINHDVIKTLMPQHTDVYEPIYQEWKNILIKHLNN from the coding sequence ATGTATTTATTAGGAATAGACATTGGCACATCATCAATAAAAGTATCAGTTGTAGATATTAAAACACGTAAGCGAATTGCTTCTGCTCATTATCCTGAAAATGAAGCTGAAATAATATCTTTAGATAAAGGATGGGCAGAACAATCTCCAGAAGAATGGTGGAATAACCTTCAAAAAGCAGTTTCGAAATTACATGATTTGCAGTTATTTGATTCTAAGGAAATCAAATCAATAGGTATTGCCTATCAAATGCATGGTTTGGTTATTGTTGATCAAAATAAACAAGTTTTAAGGAACAGCATTATATGGTGTGATAGTAGAGCCGTTGAATTAGGGGAAGAAGCTTTTGATAACATTGGTAAAGATAAATGCTTGAATCATCTTTTAAACTCTCCTGGTAATTTTACGGCCTCGAAGTTAGCTTGGGTGAAAAATAATGAACCAGAAATATTTTCTAAAATCCACAAAGCCATGCTTCCAGGCGATTTTATTGCAATGAAGCTAACCGGCCAAATTACCTCTAGTATTCCAGCTTTATCCGAAGGCGTTTTTTGGGATTTTGAAAATAATGAAATTTCAAGTGATGTGATGGATTATTATGGTTTAGACAAAAATCTTTTACCGGAAATTAAACCAGTATTTTCTGAACATGGATATTTGAGTTCAGAATCGGCCTTAATATTAAGCTTATCACCAAATATTCCTGTCGCTTATAAATCTGGCGATCAGCCAAATAATGCTTTATCATTAAACGTTTTAAAACCCGGTGAAGTGGCTGCGACTGCCGGAACTTCTGGTGTAATTTATGGTGTTAGCGATGCGCTCACTTATGATAAACAATCAAGAGTAAATACATTTGCACATGTAAATTATGATGAAAAAAATAAATATACGGGTGTATTGCTTTGTATAAATGGTGTAGGAAGCATGTACCGTTGGGCAAAACATAATTTCGCTCCGCATCTATCATATAATGAACTTAATCTTTTAGCTGCAAAAGCTGCAATTGGTAGTGCTGGGTTAATGGTTCTTCCGTTTGGAAATGGTGCAGAAAGAATGTTAAATAATAAATATACCGGCGCTCAATTGTTGGGAATAGATTTAAATGTTCATGGTAAGGAAGAAATTTTTAGGGCTGTACAGGAAGGAATAGCATTTTCTTTCCGTTATGGATTAGATATTTTGCGTGAGAACGGCATGCAACCTAAAGTTATAAGAGCTGGTTTGGCTAATTTATTTTTAAGTGAGGTTTTTGCTCAAACTTTTGTTGATGTAACCGGTATACCAGTGGAGCTTTATGAAAACGACGGAAGTGTTGGTGCCGCTTTGGGCGGCGGAATTGGTGCAGGAATTTATAAGAATGCCGAAGAAGCCTTTATTAATCACGATGTAATAAAAACGTTAATGCCACAGCATACTGATGTTTATGAGCCGATATATCAAGAATGGAAAAATATTTTAATTAAACATCTAAATAATTAA
- a CDS encoding tetratricopeptide repeat protein, with protein sequence MIKLFICSCFLICVVLVSTAQDNPIPKLKLQIKRHQNDTAGIELLRNLSLQIQSTHPDSALMFAQQGLDLAKKFSFKKGEADCMNRIGVLLWKNGKYDRALLFLLGSLKIREGIKDRLGILKSLSDIGIVYSDQKDNLKALSYHFKAKSVAEELNEKRRLGIILSNIGNCYIKLNKVDSALSYEMQAYAIQQSIKDFSTLPNTLSILGDINFKMGHNALALDYYRVSVNLATKNGDQSGLSDSYNGMAKLYKHLNLLDSCIFYAVKALNAADISMYPEGIYDASNLLTNIYKGSNEHLELMYLKKASAAKDTMFNSDKVKLVQKLSFDEAVRQEEIAAEKHLEEETRIINLQLIGIAIFIPFFFLSLLILNKSRTHRKVIEFMGVLSLLLVFEFIALFIHPLVMQISNHLPLLELGILVILASILVPLHHRMTIWMHEKLVHPSSPHQPKSKSTKQIKPWPT encoded by the coding sequence ATGATTAAACTATTTATCTGTTCATGCTTTTTAATTTGTGTGGTATTGGTAAGTACTGCTCAGGATAATCCAATACCGAAATTAAAATTACAAATAAAGCGGCACCAAAATGATACCGCAGGCATCGAATTACTAAGAAATTTAAGTTTACAAATACAATCGACGCACCCAGATAGCGCTTTAATGTTTGCTCAGCAAGGACTAGATTTAGCTAAAAAGTTTTCATTCAAAAAGGGTGAAGCTGATTGCATGAATAGAATTGGTGTTTTGTTGTGGAAAAATGGTAAATATGATCGAGCATTACTATTTTTGCTTGGATCTTTAAAAATAAGGGAAGGAATAAAAGATCGACTTGGTATTCTTAAAAGTCTTAGTGATATTGGAATCGTATATTCTGATCAAAAAGATAATTTAAAGGCACTTAGCTACCATTTTAAAGCTAAATCTGTAGCAGAAGAATTAAATGAAAAGCGAAGACTTGGTATTATTCTATCAAATATTGGCAATTGCTACATCAAGCTAAATAAAGTTGATTCTGCATTAAGCTACGAAATGCAGGCTTATGCTATTCAACAAAGCATAAAAGATTTCTCTACCCTACCCAATACCTTATCAATTTTAGGCGATATAAACTTCAAAATGGGACATAATGCGCTTGCTTTAGATTACTACAGGGTCAGTGTAAATTTAGCAACGAAAAATGGTGATCAAAGTGGCCTCTCAGATTCTTATAACGGTATGGCAAAACTATATAAGCACCTAAATTTACTTGATTCCTGTATTTTTTATGCAGTGAAAGCCTTAAACGCGGCTGACATTTCAATGTATCCTGAAGGAATTTACGACGCAAGTAATTTGCTCACAAACATATATAAAGGTAGTAATGAACATTTAGAGTTGATGTATCTTAAAAAAGCTTCAGCCGCAAAAGATACCATGTTCAATTCTGATAAAGTTAAACTTGTACAAAAACTAAGTTTTGATGAAGCAGTCCGTCAGGAAGAAATTGCTGCAGAAAAGCATTTAGAAGAAGAAACTCGAATTATAAATCTCCAATTAATTGGAATCGCAATATTTATCCCTTTCTTTTTTTTATCTCTCTTAATATTAAATAAAAGCAGAACGCATCGCAAAGTAATCGAGTTTATGGGCGTTTTATCCTTACTACTTGTCTTCGAGTTTATCGCTTTGTTTATACATCCCCTCGTAATGCAAATCAGTAATCATTTACCACTTTTAGAATTAGGAATACTCGTTATTCTTGCTTCAATATTGGTTCCCTTACATCATCGCATGACAATCTGGATGCATGAAAAATTAGTTCACCCCAGTTCACCTCATCAGCCTAAATCCAAGTCTACAAAGCAAATTAAACCTTGGCCGACCTAA
- a CDS encoding fatty acid desaturase family protein codes for MNLLVLTGLTILLGMNCAFVGFNICHDAIHGSFSGSKKVNRLLSFLFHMIGANPYVWNITHNIVHHTYTNIPGHDEDIEVAPGLIRLSTDDELKPHQRFQQWYAFPLYSLASLSWVFRKDYKKFFQANVGAHANKHPQSEYFNLFFYKAMYYCMFIVLPIFLIDIAWWQVAIGFIILHMAQGLTMGLVFQLAHVVEGTIFPSPNNSGNMEEAWAEHQMRTTANFATQCKISAFFLGGLNRQIEHHLFPKICHIHYGKISTIVKQTALEFGMPYHESNTMFSAMHSHFLVLKKLGRSQ; via the coding sequence ATGAATTTACTTGTATTAACCGGCTTAACTATTTTGTTAGGAATGAATTGTGCTTTCGTAGGTTTTAATATTTGTCACGATGCCATTCATGGGTCGTTTTCTGGATCAAAAAAAGTAAATCGATTGCTTAGCTTTCTATTTCACATGATTGGTGCAAATCCTTATGTTTGGAATATTACACATAATATAGTGCACCATACTTACACAAATATACCAGGACATGATGAAGATATAGAAGTGGCGCCCGGATTAATTAGGCTTTCTACTGATGACGAATTGAAACCACATCAGCGCTTCCAACAATGGTATGCTTTCCCGCTTTATAGTTTAGCATCACTTTCATGGGTATTTCGTAAAGATTATAAGAAATTTTTTCAGGCAAATGTTGGCGCACACGCGAATAAGCATCCACAATCAGAGTATTTTAATTTGTTCTTTTATAAAGCAATGTATTACTGTATGTTTATAGTTTTACCCATTTTTTTAATTGACATTGCTTGGTGGCAAGTTGCAATCGGCTTCATTATTCTTCATATGGCGCAAGGTTTAACAATGGGGTTGGTTTTTCAACTTGCACACGTTGTAGAAGGCACAATATTTCCATCTCCAAATAACAGTGGAAATATGGAAGAAGCTTGGGCAGAACATCAAATGAGAACAACAGCAAACTTTGCTACACAATGCAAAATTTCTGCATTCTTCCTCGGAGGATTAAATAGACAAATTGAGCATCACCTTTTTCCGAAAATTTGTCACATACATTATGGAAAAATATCTACAATAGTTAAACAAACAGCGCTAGAATTCGGAATGCCGTATCATGAAAGTAACACTATGTTTTCTGCCATGCATTCTCACTTTTTAGTACTTAAAAAATTGGGTAGATCGCAATAA
- a CDS encoding DUF3891 family protein, with amino-acid sequence MIVNYKKDGWEIVTQRSHGLLAAQICARWKITDQPQRWVETLIAVAEHDDVYNEFERDPLINSSGGPVDFKMTSFDKDASTKLIDMAVTKSSFIALMIAKHINFTHGDDSKAKPFLADLKKKENGWLKSAISSPAEVSEAYELLEFCDAFSLLICQEMIQPEQRSIEISSGPGGVSYSFTAKEENLIVTPWPFELPEFQVSFECRTLKQLSYSNNNEFRKMLRLAPVERKLLNICEK; translated from the coding sequence ATGATCGTAAACTATAAAAAAGATGGCTGGGAAATAGTTACACAACGTTCCCATGGTTTATTGGCAGCACAAATTTGCGCAAGATGGAAAATTACGGATCAGCCCCAAAGATGGGTCGAAACCTTAATTGCTGTGGCTGAGCACGATGATGTATACAATGAATTTGAACGAGACCCTTTAATTAACTCTTCAGGAGGGCCAGTCGATTTCAAAATGACATCATTTGATAAAGATGCATCTACTAAACTCATAGATATGGCTGTAACTAAAAGTTCTTTTATTGCACTTATGATTGCTAAACATATTAATTTTACCCACGGAGATGATTCGAAAGCTAAACCATTTTTAGCTGATTTAAAAAAGAAAGAAAATGGCTGGCTCAAATCTGCTATCTCATCTCCAGCAGAAGTTTCTGAAGCATATGAACTTCTTGAGTTTTGCGATGCATTTTCGCTACTTATTTGTCAGGAAATGATTCAACCAGAGCAGAGAAGTATAGAAATTAGTAGTGGCCCTGGCGGGGTTTCTTACTCCTTCACAGCAAAGGAAGAGAATCTAATTGTTACGCCATGGCCCTTCGAATTGCCGGAATTTCAAGTGAGTTTTGAATGTAGAACGCTTAAGCAGTTATCATATTCTAATAACAATGAATTTAGGAAAATGCTTCGCCTGGCACCTGTTGAGCGTAAATTATTAAATATCTGTGAGAAATAA
- a CDS encoding helix-turn-helix domain-containing protein, which produces MILNNGQILERVIRRDRMGISELSRKLNVSRRTIYNWFDQKTLNPEIIWKVGNVIGHDFSIDLPDAFAKGGNVIQHSFTTQQTEEHKKISTNSVYFWMNKYIRLLEKYNEVLVKGTNELESSETIDTDTISKN; this is translated from the coding sequence ATGATCTTAAATAATGGACAAATTCTCGAACGTGTTATCCGTCGGGATAGAATGGGCATCAGCGAACTCTCTAGAAAGCTAAATGTTAGTAGAAGAACCATTTATAATTGGTTTGATCAAAAAACTTTGAATCCTGAAATTATATGGAAAGTTGGCAATGTAATTGGCCACGATTTTTCAATCGACTTACCAGATGCATTTGCTAAAGGTGGAAACGTGATTCAGCATTCTTTTACAACTCAACAAACAGAGGAACATAAAAAGATAAGTACAAACTCAGTTTATTTTTGGATGAATAAATATATTAGACTCCTTGAAAAGTACAATGAAGTGTTGGTTAAAGGTACGAATGAACTAGAATCATCTGAAACAATTGATACCGACACAATTTCAAAAAATTAA
- a CDS encoding response regulator transcription factor: MEKKRIHILEDDQEIRNVIEILLEEEGFELQLSSSFADLKKNIQDAMPDLFLLDVMLPDGNGAEICEDLKTDIFTKHIPIIVMSAQNNSEQKAIAAFADDYISKPFDIYDVLNRINAQLKRSVESRTSQL, translated from the coding sequence ATGGAAAAAAAACGAATACACATTCTAGAAGATGATCAAGAGATAAGAAACGTTATCGAAATTCTTTTAGAGGAAGAAGGCTTTGAACTGCAGCTTTCCTCATCATTTGCCGATTTAAAGAAAAATATCCAGGATGCTATGCCTGATCTTTTTTTACTTGATGTAATGTTGCCAGATGGTAATGGTGCTGAGATTTGTGAGGATTTGAAAACCGATATTTTTACAAAACACATTCCTATAATTGTAATGTCTGCACAAAATAATAGCGAACAAAAAGCTATTGCAGCATTTGCTGATGACTATATTAGTAAACCATTCGACATTTATGATGTTTTAAACCGGATAAATGCACAATTGAAACGAAGTGTTGAAAGTAGAACATCTCAATTATAA
- a CDS encoding DeoR/GlpR family DNA-binding transcription regulator, which produces MMNLAERHQFILTRLQKDQYINVVDLCKELKVSSVTIRKDLKLLENKNLLFRTHGGATVNNPYTVDRPVNEKEKLQSTEKNKIGIAASELLKDNESIVISSGTTVLYFAKNIPSGANLTVVTSALNVAIELMREPSVEVIQLGGLLRKSSASVMGSYAEHVLQDFYFNKLFLGVDGIDLEYGLTTTNAMEAHLNRKMIAVSQKIIVLADSTKFGKRGFGKICGLEEIDHIITDKGISEQIVKHLEGLGVTVTIV; this is translated from the coding sequence ATGATGAATTTGGCTGAACGGCATCAATTTATTCTAACTCGCCTACAAAAGGATCAATATATTAATGTAGTCGACTTATGTAAGGAATTGAAGGTTTCATCAGTAACAATAAGAAAGGATTTAAAACTACTTGAGAATAAAAATTTATTATTTAGAACTCATGGTGGAGCGACAGTAAATAATCCATATACGGTTGATCGCCCGGTAAATGAAAAGGAGAAACTTCAATCAACGGAAAAAAACAAAATTGGAATAGCTGCTTCGGAATTATTGAAAGATAATGAATCAATTGTGATATCATCTGGTACTACGGTATTGTATTTTGCGAAAAATATTCCATCAGGAGCAAACTTGACGGTTGTTACATCAGCGTTAAATGTAGCGATCGAATTAATGCGAGAGCCAAGTGTTGAAGTTATTCAGTTGGGTGGTTTATTAAGGAAAAGTTCAGCATCTGTAATGGGTTCATATGCGGAACATGTTTTGCAGGATTTCTATTTTAATAAATTATTTTTAGGCGTTGATGGCATCGATTTAGAATACGGTTTAACCACAACAAATGCAATGGAGGCACATTTAAACCGAAAAATGATTGCTGTGTCTCAAAAAATTATCGTATTGGCAGATTCTACAAAATTCGGTAAAAGAGGTTTTGGTAAAATTTGCGGATTAGAAGAAATAGATCACATTATTACAGATAAAGGAATTTCTGAACAAATTGTTAAACATTTAGAAGGTTTAGGTGTTACAGTAACTATCGTATAA
- a CDS encoding glycerol-3-phosphate dehydrogenase/oxidase, with protein sequence MNRLHSTNLNVHDNWDIIIIGGGATGLGTALDSATRGLKTLLVEQSDFAKGTSSRSTKLVHGGVRYLAQGNINLVKHALKERGLLQQNAKHLVKKQEFIIPCYDWFSVLKYLTGLMLYDLLASKYSFGKSKYLSKAETLIKIPGLKQKGLKGSIKYYDGKFDDARLAVNIAQTAIENGATLINYTKVNGLLKHDDGSIIGIKTEDAITGTKTSYHGRIIINATGVFVDDIIKMVHSDIKKMVRPSQGVHVVLDRSFLNTESALMIPKTSDGRVLFAVPWHKHLLVGTTDTPLNEHSLEPRALKEEVDFILDTASKYLNKQPLEKDILSVFCGLRPLAAPTDNNKSSTKEISRDHKLVVSTKGLLTITGGKWTTYRQMAEETVDLAIKHANLNAKPCSTKTLSIHGSASFNDDHYLNIYGSDRPKIEALINEDPTYKNKLHPEFPHIGAEVVWVIRNEMAETIEDILSRRLRILFIDAHAAKAMSVRVAALLAKELNADKSWELKQIEIFNELADGYLYNQSLIESNNH encoded by the coding sequence ATGAATAGATTACACAGCACTAATTTGAACGTTCATGACAACTGGGATATTATTATTATCGGTGGAGGAGCAACAGGATTAGGAACGGCGCTTGATTCTGCAACACGAGGATTAAAAACACTTTTGGTTGAACAATCTGATTTCGCGAAAGGCACTTCAAGTCGTAGTACAAAACTTGTTCATGGCGGCGTTAGGTATCTTGCACAAGGCAATATTAACTTGGTAAAACATGCATTGAAAGAACGAGGATTATTGCAGCAAAATGCAAAACATCTTGTAAAAAAACAAGAATTTATTATTCCGTGCTACGATTGGTTTTCAGTTTTGAAATATTTAACCGGACTCATGCTTTATGATCTGCTAGCGAGTAAATATAGTTTTGGTAAATCGAAATATCTTTCAAAAGCTGAAACGCTTATCAAGATTCCTGGCCTAAAACAAAAAGGGTTAAAAGGAAGCATTAAATACTACGATGGCAAATTTGATGATGCTCGCCTTGCCGTCAATATTGCGCAAACTGCTATAGAAAACGGTGCAACGCTTATTAATTATACTAAAGTAAATGGATTATTAAAGCATGATGATGGAAGCATTATTGGGATAAAAACCGAAGATGCCATAACTGGAACAAAAACTAGCTACCATGGAAGGATAATCATCAATGCTACCGGAGTTTTTGTAGATGATATTATTAAAATGGTTCATTCGGATATTAAGAAAATGGTACGCCCAAGTCAAGGCGTACATGTGGTTCTAGACCGAAGTTTTTTAAATACCGAATCTGCATTAATGATTCCAAAAACTTCAGATGGACGGGTTTTATTTGCTGTTCCCTGGCATAAACATTTATTAGTTGGTACCACCGATACACCATTGAATGAGCATAGTTTAGAGCCTAGAGCCTTAAAAGAGGAAGTGGATTTCATATTGGATACGGCATCTAAATATTTAAACAAACAGCCTTTAGAAAAGGATATTTTAAGTGTGTTTTGTGGTCTACGCCCGTTAGCTGCCCCTACAGATAATAATAAAAGTAGTACAAAAGAGATTAGTCGAGATCATAAATTAGTTGTTTCCACAAAAGGATTGCTAACCATAACCGGTGGAAAGTGGACTACTTATCGCCAAATGGCGGAAGAAACAGTAGATTTAGCCATCAAACATGCAAATTTAAATGCAAAGCCTTGCTCAACAAAAACTTTAAGTATTCATGGTTCTGCATCATTTAATGATGATCATTATTTAAATATTTATGGTTCTGATCGACCGAAAATTGAAGCGCTTATAAATGAAGATCCAACCTATAAAAATAAGCTGCACCCAGAGTTTCCTCATATTGGAGCTGAGGTAGTTTGGGTAATAAGAAATGAAATGGCCGAAACTATTGAAGATATTTTAAGTAGACGACTTCGAATTTTGTTTATTGATGCGCATGCAGCAAAAGCAATGAGTGTAAGAGTTGCAGCGCTTTTAGCAAAAGAGTTAAATGCAGACAAAAGTTGGGAATTAAAACAAATTGAAATTTTTAACGAATTGGCAGACGGTTATTTATATAATCAAAGCTTAATAGAAAGTAATAATCACTAA
- the glpK gene encoding glycerol kinase GlpK, translating into MSKYIMSLDQGTTSSRAIIFDKNGEIVAIAQREFTQIYPQAGWVEHNPLEIWSTQIAVAAEVIVKAGLAARDIDSIGITNQRETAVVWDRETGLPIYNAIVWQDRRTSNYCDDIKKQGLATKIQEKTGLIIDSYFSATKVKWILDHVDGAREKAEAGKLIFGTIDSWLIWKLTGGKNHITDVTNASRTMVYNIHTLEWDNELLALFDIPKQMLPEVKSSSEIYGETAGNILAAKIPIAGIAGDQQSALFGQMCTEIGMVKNTYGTGCFMLMNIGKEPKLSSNNLLTTIAWKINGEVQYALEGSIFIGGAVVQWLRDEMGFISKSADVETLAKKVKDTDGVYVVPAFAGLGAPHWDQHARGTITGLTRGTNKSHIARAALESIAFQTMDVLKAMEADAGIKIAELRVDGGVTANNLLMQFQADLLNSKVIRPEITEVSALGAAYLAGLATGFWQNIDEIRSQWKINKTFTAESGIDNAERVKGWNRAVKAARVSAEI; encoded by the coding sequence ATGAGCAAATATATAATGTCTCTTGATCAAGGCACAACGAGTTCTAGGGCTATCATTTTTGATAAGAATGGCGAAATTGTCGCGATAGCACAAAGAGAATTTACACAAATTTACCCTCAAGCAGGTTGGGTAGAACATAATCCATTAGAAATCTGGTCAACGCAAATAGCAGTAGCAGCTGAAGTTATTGTTAAAGCTGGTTTGGCTGCACGAGATATTGATTCAATCGGCATTACCAATCAACGTGAAACTGCCGTTGTTTGGGATCGTGAAACGGGCCTACCTATTTACAATGCTATTGTTTGGCAAGATAGAAGGACTTCAAATTATTGCGATGATATAAAAAAGCAAGGTTTAGCTACTAAAATTCAGGAGAAAACAGGTTTAATAATCGATTCATATTTCTCAGCTACAAAAGTAAAATGGATTTTAGATCATGTTGATGGTGCAAGGGAAAAAGCAGAAGCTGGTAAACTTATTTTTGGAACAATAGATTCTTGGTTAATCTGGAAATTAACCGGCGGCAAAAATCACATAACAGATGTTACAAACGCCTCAAGAACTATGGTTTATAATATTCACACTTTAGAATGGGACAATGAATTGCTAGCACTTTTTGATATACCTAAACAGATGCTTCCAGAAGTAAAATCATCTAGCGAAATATATGGTGAAACAGCTGGAAATATTCTAGCTGCAAAAATACCAATTGCTGGGATAGCTGGCGATCAACAATCTGCCCTTTTTGGACAAATGTGTACAGAAATTGGGATGGTTAAAAATACTTACGGAACCGGATGTTTTATGCTGATGAACATTGGAAAGGAACCAAAACTATCATCTAATAACCTGCTTACCACAATCGCATGGAAAATTAATGGCGAAGTTCAGTATGCTTTAGAAGGAAGTATTTTTATTGGTGGAGCTGTTGTACAATGGCTTAGGGATGAAATGGGATTCATATCAAAATCTGCAGATGTAGAAACCTTAGCCAAAAAAGTGAAGGATACCGATGGCGTCTATGTGGTTCCGGCTTTTGCAGGTTTAGGCGCTCCACATTGGGATCAACATGCCCGAGGAACCATTACAGGGCTTACCCGTGGAACAAACAAATCGCATATCGCAAGAGCAGCTTTAGAAAGTATTGCTTTCCAAACGATGGATGTTCTTAAAGCTATGGAGGCCGATGCTGGAATAAAAATAGCGGAGTTAAGAGTTGATGGAGGCGTTACAGCAAACAACTTATTGATGCAGTTTCAAGCAGATTTATTAAATAGTAAAGTTATTCGTCCTGAAATTACAGAGGTTTCTGCACTTGGAGCAGCATACCTTGCAGGTTTAGCAACTGGATTTTGGCAAAACATTGATGAAATACGATCGCAATGGAAAATTAACAAAACCTTTACTGCTGAAAGTGGCATAGACAATGCAGAACGAGTAAAAGGTTGGAATAGAGCCGTTAAAGCTGCAAGAGTTTCAGCAGAAATTTAG
- a CDS encoding MIP/aquaporin family protein gives MTEFVAEFIGTALVILLGNGVVANVVLKGTKGNDSGWMVITTAWALAVFVGVVIAAPYSGAHLNPAVTIALAIAQKFEWIKVPYYILAQLCGAMVGSFLVWIIYKDHFDATDDKGLKAAPFATSPAIRNLKSNLLSEIIGTFVLIFVIFYFTNAEMGIEKTPVGLGSLGAIPVAFLVWVIGLGLGGTTGYAINPVRDLGPRIIHAIIPMKGKGTSDWSYAWVPIIGPIVGATLAALFYLALNFKY, from the coding sequence ATGACTGAGTTTGTTGCAGAATTTATAGGTACAGCATTAGTAATTCTTTTAGGAAATGGAGTTGTTGCAAATGTAGTTTTAAAAGGGACAAAGGGAAATGACAGTGGTTGGATGGTGATCACAACAGCTTGGGCACTTGCAGTTTTTGTAGGCGTGGTAATTGCAGCTCCGTATAGTGGAGCACACCTTAACCCAGCCGTTACAATTGCTTTGGCAATTGCTCAAAAATTTGAATGGATAAAAGTGCCATATTACATTTTAGCCCAACTTTGTGGCGCAATGGTTGGATCTTTTTTAGTATGGATAATTTATAAAGATCATTTTGATGCTACAGACGATAAAGGGCTTAAGGCTGCCCCATTTGCTACTTCTCCCGCAATCAGAAATTTAAAATCGAATTTATTATCAGAGATTATTGGCACTTTCGTTCTTATTTTTGTAATATTTTATTTTACAAATGCAGAAATGGGCATTGAAAAAACGCCTGTTGGTTTAGGATCTCTGGGCGCAATACCTGTAGCATTTTTAGTATGGGTAATCGGACTTGGGTTAGGTGGAACAACTGGTTATGCTATAAATCCTGTTAGGGATTTAGGGCCAAGAATTATACACGCAATAATCCCAATGAAAGGAAAAGGAACCAGCGATTGGTCGTACGCATGGGTACCAATTATAGGGCCGATTGTAGGTGCAACTTTAGCAGCCTTATTCTATTTAGCACTAAATTTCAAATATTAA
- a CDS encoding 3'-5' exonuclease, with the protein MQKFFLVIDTETSGLPKSWTAPYSKENNWPHILQIAWIIYNELGIEVKRENHYFRNNDIVIDKNSFKIHGITKEYLKSHGVEKDKIMMILNSDLIKYQPIIVGHFIELDYHMLNVEFYRIGKNDILKNYQFFCTMKASAPYVYNPTVSQLKLNQFYAELFSEEPANLHNALSDAINTAKIFFHLLAKNELLDEYFYHVRSIKNLKSQSLFKTFFRLF; encoded by the coding sequence TTGCAAAAATTTTTCCTTGTTATTGATACAGAAACGTCCGGCCTACCAAAAAGTTGGACAGCGCCTTATTCAAAGGAAAACAATTGGCCGCACATTCTTCAAATCGCCTGGATTATTTATAACGAATTAGGTATTGAAGTGAAAAGAGAGAATCACTATTTTAGAAATAATGATATCGTAATCGACAAGAATTCTTTTAAAATTCATGGAATCACTAAAGAATATTTAAAAAGTCATGGGGTAGAGAAAGATAAGATTATGATGATCCTTAACTCGGATCTTATAAAATATCAACCAATTATTGTCGGTCATTTTATCGAATTGGATTATCATATGTTAAATGTTGAGTTTTACAGGATTGGAAAAAACGATATTTTAAAAAATTATCAGTTCTTCTGTACAATGAAGGCTAGCGCACCATATGTTTATAATCCTACTGTTAGTCAATTAAAACTTAATCAATTCTACGCCGAATTATTTAGTGAAGAACCAGCAAATCTTCATAATGCATTGTCTGACGCCATAAATACTGCAAAAATATTTTTTCATTTATTAGCTAAAAATGAGCTTTTGGATGAGTATTTTTATCATGTACGAAGCATTAAAAATTTGAAAAGCCAATCACTATTCAAAACATTTTTCCGCTTATTCTAA